A window from Heteronotia binoei isolate CCM8104 ecotype False Entrance Well chromosome 15, APGP_CSIRO_Hbin_v1, whole genome shotgun sequence encodes these proteins:
- the LOC132584057 gene encoding olfactory receptor 5G9-like: MGKAEQENETTVTEFLLLGFGDLGDQRLLLFLLFLLIYTVTMVGNIFIVVLIAVDHHLHTPMYFFLGNLSCLETCYSSNILPVMLTNLFHGGQGTISVKGCMAQYYFFGFLAASECYLLAAMSYDRYVAIYKPLLYTVLMNGKVCLRLVAGSWVSGSLAINITIYLMHQLTFCGPSEINHFFCDFNPLLKLSCSDTHTIKLLTFFLAAVCSLPPFMLTLTSYGYIISAIVRIPSTTGRQKAFSTCSSHLIVVSIFYGTIMIVYMLPKTEALQDLNKVFSLFYTVLTPLFNPLIYSLRNREVKVAFRKTLAKFYAFERL, from the coding sequence atgggaaaagcagaacaAGAAAATGAAACAACTGTCACTGAATTCCTTCTTCTGGGCTTTGGAGATCTTGGGGATCAACGGTTGCTTCTGTTTTTGCTCTTCTTACTGATCTATACTGTGACCATGGTAGGGAATATCTTCATTGTGGTGTTGATTGCAGTTGACCACCACCTTCACACCCCCATGTACTTCTTCTTGGGCAACTTGTCCTGCTTGGAGACCTGCTACAGCTCCAATATCCTTCCTGTGATGCTGACTAATCTGTTTCATGGGGGCCAAGGAACCATTTCTGTCAAGGGCTGCATGGCACAGTATTACTTCTTTGGTTTCTTGGCAGCTTCGGAATGTTATCTCCTAGCAGCAATGTCTTACGATAGGTATGTGGCAATCTATAAGCCACTGCTCTATACGGTACTTATGAATGGTAAGGTGTGCCTCCGGTTAGTCGCTGGATCTTGGGTAAGTGGTTCATTGGCTATTAACATAACGATATATTTAATGCACCAACTGACCTTCTGTGGTCCCTCTGAAATCAACCATTTCTTTTGTGACTTTAATCCCCTATTAAAGCTATCTTGCAGTGACACACACACCATCAAACTTCTAACTTTCTTCCTAGCTGCTGTgtgttccctccccccatttatgtTGACCCTAACCTCATATGGCTACATCATCTCTGCCATTGTCCGTATACCATCCACCACTGGCAGGCAAAAGGCCTTTTCAACCTGCTCCTCTCATCTCATTGTGGTGTCCATTTTCTATGGCACCATCATGATCGTCTACATGTTGCCCAAAACAGAGGCCCTGCAAGACCTCAACAAAGTCTTCTCTCTTTTCTATACAGTTCTGACCCCTTTGTTCAATCCCCTGATATACAGCCTGAGAAACAGGGAGGTAAAAGTGGCCTTCAGAAAGACTCTAGCTAAGTTTTATGCATTTGAAAGACTGTAG